One genomic region from Uloborus diversus isolate 005 chromosome 2, Udiv.v.3.1, whole genome shotgun sequence encodes:
- the LOC129235324 gene encoding pneumococcal serine-rich repeat protein-like isoform X21 — translation MVWLNEATVFFTASLLLLFYCPVNAQVAQASSSAAVQNVFGNQDVARNFLGCLTSGIRSSSAFPRQEQEDLDAVATGILSAVTTSSGVSAGVRAQALSTALASSLAQLIIAEAAGSEYSTQASALSNVLSSCFLRITGVPNPPFVSEIEGLVSLFAEEAGLPPLNLSQFSTGGISVGLGQAGSQAGSQAGSQSASQAAASSSTSAFASASAFAQSASFALSSSSSFASAVSSASSVSALGILGYQVGLQAAGSLGISNSQAFASSISQALTSVGVGASSSAYASAVSGVVAQYLSGTGVLTSANAQALASSFANVFAASAASASAAASASSAASAQSAAAALAQSQSAASAFSQAASQAFSQATSQAGSQAASQAGSQAASQAGSQAASQAGSQAASQAGSQAASQSGSGASSFTTTISRSSAGSQAGSQAGSQAGSQAGSQAGSQAGSQAGSQAGSQAGSQAGSQAGSQAGSQAGSQAASQAGSQSASQASASSSASAFASASAFAQSASFALSSSSSFASAVSSASSVSALGTLGYQVGLQAAGSLGISNSQAFASSISQALTSVGVGASSSAYASAVSGVVAQYLSGTGVLTSANAQALASSFANVFAASAASASAAASASSAASAQSAAAASAQSQSAASAFSQAASQAFSQAASQAGSQAASQAGSQAASQAGSQAASQAGSQAASQAGSQAASQSGSGASSFTTTISRSSAGSQAGSQAGSQAGSQAGSQAGSQAGSQAGSQAGSQAGSQAGSQAGSQAASQAGSQSASQASASSSASAFASASAFAQSASFALSSSSSFASAVSSASSVSALGTLGYQVGLQAAGSLGISNSQAFASSISQALTSVGVGASSSAYASAVSGVVAQYLSGTGVLTSANAQALASSFANVFAASAASASAAASASSAASAQSTAAALAQSQSAASAFSQAASQAFSQAASQAGSQAASQAGSQAASQAGSQAASQAGSQAASQAGSQAASQSGSGASSFTTTISRSSAGSQAGSQAGSQAGSQAGSQAGSQAGSQAGSQAGSQAGSQAGSQAGSQAGSQAGSQAGSQAGSQAASQAGSQSASQASASSSASAFASASAFAQSASFALSSSSSFASAVSSASSVSALGTLGYQVGLQAAGSLGISNSQAFASSISQALTSVGVGASSSAYASAVSGVVAQYLSGTGVLTSANAQALASSFANVFAASAASASAAASASSAASAQSAAAASAQSQSAASAFSQAASQAFSQAASQAGSQAASQAGSQAASQAGSQAASQAGSQAASQAGSQAASQSGSGASSFTTTISRSSAGSQAGSQAGSQAGSQTGSQAGSQAGSQAGSQAGSQAASQAGSQSASQASASSSASAFASASAFAQSASFALSSSSSFASAVSSASSVSALGTLGYQVGLQAAGSLGISNSQAFASSISQALTSVGVGASSSAYASAVSGVVAQYLSGTGVLTSANAQALASSFANVFAASAASASAAASASSAASAQSTAAALAQSQSAASAFSQAASQAFSQAASQAGSQAASQAGSQAASQAGSQAASQAGSQAASQAGSQAASQSGSGASSFTTTISRSSAGSQAGSQAGSQAGSQAGSQAGSQAASQAGSQSASQASASSSASAFASASAFAQSASFALSSSSSFASAVSSASSVSALGTLGYQVGLQAAGSLGISNSQAFASSISQALTSVGVGASSSAYASAVSGVVAQYLSGTGVLTSANAQALASSFANVFAASAASASAAASASSAASAQSAAAALAQSQSAASAFSQAASQAFSQAASQAGSQAASQAGSQATSQAGSQAASQAGSQAASQAGSQAASQSGSGASSFTTTISRSSAGSQAGSQAGSQAGSQAGSQAGSQAGSQAGSQAGSQAGSQAGSQAASQAGSQSASQASASSSASAFASASAFAQSASFALSSSSSFASAVSSASSVSALGTLGYQVGLQAAGSLGISNSQAFASSISQALTSVGVGASSSAYASAVSGVVAQYLSGTGVLTSANAQALASSFANVFAASAASASAAASASSAASAQSAAAALAQSQSAASAFSQAASQAFSQAASQAGSQAASQAGSQAASQAGSQAASQAGSQAASQAGSQAASQAGSQAASQSGSGASSFTTTISRSSAGSQAGSQAGSQAGSQAGSQAGSQAGSQAGSQAGSQAGSQAGSQAASQAGSQSASQASASSSASAFASASAFAQSASFALSSSSSFASAVSSASSVSALGTLGYQVGLQAAGSLGISNSQAFASSISQALTSVGVGASSSAYASAVSGVVAQYLSGTGVLTSANAQALASSFANVFAASAASASAAASASSAASAQSTAAALAQSQSAASAFSQAASQAFSQAASQAGSQAASQAGSQAASQAGSQAASQAGSQAASQSGSGASSFTTTISRSSAGSQAGSQAGSQAGSQAGSQAGSQAGSQAGSQAGSQAGSQAASQAGSQSASQASASSSASAFASASAFAQSASFALSSSSSFASAVSSASSVSALGTLGYQVGLQAAGSLGISNSQAFASSISQALTSVGVGASSSAYASAVSGVVAQYLSGTGVLTSANAQALASSFANVFAASAASASAAASASSAASAQSAAAALAQSQSAASAFSQAASQAFSQAASQAGSQVASQAGSQAESQAGSQAASQAGSQAASQAGSQAASQSGSGASSFTTTISRSSAGSQAGSQAGSQAGSQAGSQAGSQAGSQAGSQAGSQAASQAGSQSASQASASSSASAFASASAFAQSASFALSSSSSFASAVSSASSVSALGTLGYQVGLQAAGSLGISNSQAFASSISQALTSVGVGASSSAYASAVSGVVAQYLSGTGALTSANAQALASSFANVFAASAASASAAASASSATSAQSAAAALAQSQAAASAFSQAASQASSQASSQAASQASSQASSQAGSQASSQASSQASSQAVSQAASQAASQAASQSAASARAGASSASFSASQSNAASQAGSQAASRAASQAASQAGSQSASQAAASSSASASASASAFAQSASLALASSSSFASAISSVSSVSSLGSLGYQVGLQAAGSLGISNSQAFASSISQALTSVGVGASSAAYASAVSGVLAQYLSGTGVLTSANAQALASSFANVFAASAASASAATSASSSASAQSAAAALAQNQSAASAFSQAASQAGSQASSQAGSQVASQSASGSGAFGFGTSASGIITSSPSLANLVSNVAPILLSSNGLSSSSASSRINSIASGLSTALSSSSGVSLENLSSSLSSVFSEIQNNSFGVSAEQALIQALFEVLTGTVQVLNRGQTSFVSVSSPTVISSSF, via the exons ATGGTTTGGCTAAATGAAGCAACCGTGTTCTTCACTGCTAGCTTACTGCTACTTTTCTATTGCCCGGTGAACGCACAGGTAGCACAAGCATCAAGCAGTGCTGCAGTACAAAATGTTTTCGGCAATCAAGATGTTGCAAGGAATTTCTTGGGCTGTCTAACATCAGGCATCAGAAGCTCTTCCGCATTTCCAAGACAAGAACAAGAAGATCTCGATGCAGTAGCAACAGGAATTCTCTCAGCTGTTACAACATCAAGTGGAGTATCGGCAGGAGTAAGAGCTCAAGCACTCAGTACAGCCTTAGCATCATCTTTGGCTCAGTTGATTATAGCCGAAGCTGCAGGATCCGAATACTCTACCCAAGCATCTGCTCTCTCGAATGTACTATCCAGCTGCTTCCTGAGAATCACTGGTGTCCCAAATCCACCATTCGTTTCTGAAATCGAGGGTCTGGTCTCCTTATTTGCTGAAGAAGCTGGCCTACCTCCTCTAAATTTATCTCAATTTTCAACAGGAGGAATTAGCGTTGGCCTGGGGCAAGCGGGAAGTCAGGCAGGAAGCCAAGCTGGAAGTCAATCAGCAAGTCAGGCAGCAGCAAGCAGCTCGACCTCCGCTTTTGCCTCTGCATCTGCTTTCGCACAATCAGCGTCTTTCGCACTTTCATCCTCCAGCTCTTTCGCAAGCGCCGTCTCATCAGCTTCTTCGGTTTCTGCTCTCGGAATTTTAGGATATCAAGTAGGCCTCCAAGCAGCAGGTTCTCTCGGAATCAGCAACTCCCAGGCATTTGCCAGTTCAATATCTCAAGCACTTACTTCCGTTGGTGTGGGAGCTAGTTCATCAGCATACGCGAGTGCAGTATCTGGAGTTGTTGCTCAATACCTTTCAGGAACAGGTGTTCTTACATCAGCGAATGCACAAGCTCTGGCTTCCTCTTTCGCAAATGTATTTGCAGCGTCTGCAGCCTCAGCTTCTGCAGCGGCATCTGCTTCAAGCGCAGCATCTGCACAGTCTGCTGCTGCTGCATTAGCTCAAAGTCAGTCGGCAGCCTCTGCATTCTCTCAAGCAGCTAGTCAAGCATTTAGTCAGGCAACTAGCCAAGCAGGAAGTCAAGCCGCAAGCCAAGCAGGAAGTCAAGCCGCAAGCCAAGCAGGAAGTCAAGCCGCAAGCCAAGCCGGAAGTCAAGCCGCAAGCCAAGCCGGAAGTCAAGCTGCAAGTCAAAGTGGATCTGGAGCATCGAGTTTCACAACAACCATTTCGAGGAGTAGTGCTGGTAGTCAGGCTGGTAGTCAAGCTGGTAGCCAAGCAGGAAGTCAAGCTGGTAGCCAAGCAGGAAGTCAAGCTGGTAGCCAAGCAGGAAGTCAAGCTGGTAGCCAAGCAGGAAGTCAAGCTGGTAGCCAAGCAGGAAGTCAAGCTGGTAGCCAAGCTGGCAGCCAAGCAGCTAGCCAAGCTGGAAGTCAATCAGCAAGTCAGGCATCAGCAAGCAGCTCTGCCTCCGCTTTTGCCTCTGCATCAGCTTTCGCTCAATCAGCGTCTTTCGCACTTTCATCCTCCAGCTCTTTCGCAAGCGCCGTCTCATCAGCTTCTTCGGTTTCTGCTCTCGGAACTTTAGGATATCAAGTTGGCCTCCAAGCAGCAGGTTCTCTTGGAATCAGCAACTCCCAGGCATTTGCCAGTTCAATATCTCAAGCACTTACTTCGGTTGGTGTGGGAGCTAGTTCATCAGCATACGCGAGTGCAGTATCTGGAGTTGTTGCTCAATACCTTTCAGGAACAGGTGTTCTTACATCAGCGAATGCACAAGCTCTGGCTTCCTCTTTCGCAAATGTATTTGCAGCGTCTGCAGCCTCAGCTTCTGCAGCGGCATCTGCTTCAAGCGCAGCATCTGCACAGTCTGCTGCTGCTGCATCAGCTCAAAGTCAGTCGGCAGCCTCTGCATTCTCTCAAGCAGCAAGTCAAGCATTTAGTCAGGCAGCTAGCCAAGCAGGAAGTCAAGCCGCAAGCCAAGCAGGAAGTCAAGCCGCAAGCCAAGCAGGAAGTCAAGCCGCAAGCCAAGCAGGAAGTCAAGCCGCAAGCCAAGCCGGAAGTCAAGCTGCAAGTCAAAGTGGATCTGGAGCATCGAGTTTCACAACAACCATTTCGAGGAGTAGTGCTGGTAGTCAGGCTGGTAGTCAAGCTGGTAGCCAAGCAGGAAGTCAAGCTGGTAGCCAAGCAGGAAGTCAAGCTGGTAGCCAAGCAGGAAGTCAAGCTGGTAGCCAAGCAGGAAGTCAAGCTGGTAGCCAAGCTGGCAGCCAAGCAGCTAGCCAAGCTGGAAGTCAATCAGCAAGTCAGGCATCAGCAAGCAGCTCTGCCTCCGCTTTTGCCTCTGCATCAGCTTTCGCTCAATCAGCGTCTTTCGCACTTTCATCCTCCAGCTCTTTCGCAAGCGCCGTCTCATCAGCTTCTTCGGTTTCTGCTCTCGGAACTTTAGGATATCAAGTTGGCCTCCAAGCAGCAGGTTCTCTCGGAATCAGCAACTCCCAGGCATTTGCCAGTTCAATATCTCAAGCACTTACTTCGGTTGGTGTGGGAGCTAGTTCATCAGCATACGCGAGTGCAGTATCTGGAGTTGTTGCTCAATACCTTTCAGGAACAGGTGTTCTTACATCAGCGAATGCACAAGCTCTGGCTTCCTCTTTCGCAAATGTATTTGCAGCGTCTGCAGCCTCAGCTTCTGCAGCGGCATCTGCTTCAAGCGCAGCATCTGCACAGTCTACTGCTGCTGCATTAGCTCAAAGTCAGTCGGCAGCCTCTGCATTCTCTCAAGCAGCTAGTCAAGCATTTAGTCAGGCAGCTAGCCAAGCAGGAAGTCAAGCCGCAAGCCAAGCAGGAAGTCAAGCCGCAAGCCAAGCAGGAAGTCAAGCCGCAAGCCAAGCCGGAAGTCAAGCCGCAAGCCAAGCCGGAAGTCAAGCTGCAAGTCAAAGTGGATCTGGAGCATCGAGTTTCACAACAACCATTTCGAGGAGTAGTGCTGGTAGTCAGGCTGGTAGTCAAGCTGGTAGCCAAGCAGGAAGTCAAGCTGGTAGCCAAGCAGGAAGTCAAGCTGGTAGCCAAGCAGGAAGTCAAGCTGGTAGCCAAGCAGGAAGTCAAGCTGGTAGCCAAGCAGGAAGTCAAGCTGGTAGCCAAGCAGGAAGTCAAGCTGGTAGCCAAGCTGGCAGCCAAGCAGCTAGCCAAGCTGGAAGTCAATCAGCAAGTCAGGCATCAGCAAGCAGCTCTGCCTCCGCTTTTGCCTCTGCATCAGCTTTCGCTCAATCAGCGTCTTTCGCACTTTCATCCTCCAGCTCTTTCGCAAGCGCCGTCTCATCAGCTTCTTCGGTTTCTGCTCTCGGAACTTTAGGATATCAAGTTGGCCTCCAAGCAGCAGGTTCTCTTGGAATCAGCAACTCCCAGGCATTTGCCAGTTCAATATCTCAAGCACTTACTTCGGTTGGTGTGGGAGCTAGTTCATCAGCATACGCGAGTGCAGTATCTGGAGTTGTTGCTCAATACCTTTCAGGAACAGGTGTTCTTACATCAGCGAATGCACAAGCTCTGGCTTCCTCTTTCGCAAATGTATTTGCAGCGTCTGCAGCCTCAGCTTCTGCAGCGGCATCTGCTTCAAGCGCAGCATCTGCACAGTCTGCTGCTGCTGCATCAGCTCAAAGTCAGTCGGCAGCCTCTGCATTCTCTCAAGCAGCAAGTCAAGCATTTAGTCAGGCAGCTAGCCAAGCAGGAAGTCAAGCCGCAAGCCAAGCAGGAAGTCAAGCCGCAAGCCAAGCAGGAAGTCAAGCCGCAAGCCAAGCAGGAAGTCAAGCCGCAAGCCAAGCCGGAAGTCAAGCTGCAAGTCAAAGTGGATCTGGAGCATCGAGTTTCACAACAACCATTTCGAGGAGTAGTGCTGGTAGTCAGGCTGGTAGTCAAGCTG GAAGTCAAGCTGGTAGCCAAACAGGAAGTCAAGCTGGTAGCCAAGCAGGAAGTCAAGCTGGTAGCCAAGCTGGCAGCCAAGCAGCTAGCCAAGCTGGAAGTCAATCAGCAAGTCAGGCATCAGCAAGCAGCTCTGCCTCCGCTTTTGCCTCTGCATCAGCTTTCGCTCAATCAGCGTCTTTCGCACTTTCATCCTCCAGCTCTTTCGCAAGCGCCGTCTCATCAGCTTCTTCGGTTTCTGCTCTCGGAACTTTAGGATATCAAGTTGGCCTCCAAGCAGCAGGTTCTCTCGGAATCAGCAACTCCCAGGCATTTGCCAGTTCAATATCTCAAGCACTTACTTCGGTTGGTGTGGGAGCTAGTTCATCAGCATACGCGAGTGCAGTATCTGGAGTTGTTGCTCAATACCTTTCAGGAACAGGTGTTCTTACATCAGCGAATGCACAAGCTCTGGCTTCCTCTTTCGCAAATGTATTTGCAGCGTCTGCAGCCTCAGCTTCTGCAGCGGCATCTGCTTCAAGCGCAGCATCTGCACAGTCTACTGCTGCTGCATTAGCTCAAAGTCAGTCGGCAGCCTCTGCATTCTCTCAAGCAGCTAGTCAAGCATTTAGTCAGGCAGCTAGCCAAGCAGGAAGTCAAGCCGCAAGCCAAGCAGGAAGTCAAGCCGCAAGCCAAGCAGGAAGTCAAGCCGCAAGCCAAGCAGGAAGTCAAGCCGCAAGCCAAGCCGGAAGTCAAGCTGCAAGTCAAAGTGGATCTGGAGCATCGAGTTTCACAACAACCATTTCGAGGAGTAGTGCTGGTAGTCAGGCTG GAAGTCAAGCTGGTAGCCAAGCAGGAAGTCAAGCTGGTAGCCAAGCCGGCAGCCAAGCAGCTAGCCAAGCTGGAAGTCAATCAGCAAGTCAGGCATCAGCAAGCAGCTCTGCCTCCGCTTTTGCCTCTGCATCAGCTTTCGCTCAATCAGCGTCTTTCGCACTTTCATCCTCCAGCTCTTTCGCAAGCGCCGTCTCATCAGCTTCTTCGGTTTCTGCTCTCGGAACTTTAGGATATCAAGTTGGCCTCCAAGCAGCAGGTTCTCTCGGAATCAGCAACTCCCAGGCATTTGCCAGTTCAATATCTCAAGCACTTACTTCGGTTGGTGTGGGAGCTAGTTCATCAGCATACGCGAGTGCAGTATCTGGAGTTGTTGCTCAATACCTTTCAGGAACAGGTGTTCTTACATCAGCGAATGCACAAGCTCTGGCTTCCTCTTTCGCAAATGTATTTGCAGCGTCTGCAGCCTCAGCTTCTGCAGCGGCATCTGCTTCAAGCGCAGCATCTGCACAGTCTGCTGCTGCTGCATTAGCTCAAAGTCAGTCGGCAGCCTCTGCATTCTCTCAAGCAGCTAGTCAAGCATTTAGTCAGGCAGCTAGCCAAGCAGGAAGTCAAGCCGCAAGCCAAGCAGGAAGTCAAGCCACAAGCCAAGCAGGAAGTCAAGCCGCAAGCCAAGCCGGAAGTCAAGCCGCAAGCCAAGCCGGAAGTCAAGCTGCAAGTCAAAGTGGATCTGGAGCATCGAGTTTCACAACAACCATTTCGAGGAGTAGTGCTGGTAGTCAGGCTGGTAGTCAAGCTG GAAGTCAAGCTGGTAGCCAAGCAGGAAGTCAAGCTGGTAGCCAAGCAGGAAGTCAAGCTGGTAGCCAAGCAGGAAGTCAAGCTGGTAGCCAAGCTGGCAGTCAAGCAGCTAGCCAAGCTGGAAGTCAATCAGCAAGTCAGGCATCAGCAAGCAGCTCTGCCTCCGCTTTTGCCTCTGCATCAGCTTTCGCTCAATCAGCGTCTTTCGCACTTTCATCCTCCAGCTCTTTCGCAAGCGCCGTCTCATCAGCTTCTTCGGTTTCTGCTCTCGGAACTTTAGGATATCAAGTTGGCCTCCAAGCAGCAGGTTCTCTCGGAATCAGCAACTCCCAGGCATTTGCCAGTTCAATATCTCAAGCACTTACTTCGGTTGGTGTGGGAGCTAGTTCATCAGCATACGCGAGTGCAGTATCTGGAGTTGTTGCTCAATACCTTTCAGGAACAGGTGTTCTTACATCAGCGAATGCACAAGCTCTGGCTTCCTCTTTCGCAAATGTATTTGCAGCGTCTGCAGCCTCAGCTTCTGCAGCGGCATCTGCTTCAAGCGCAGCATCTGCACAGTCTGCTGCTGCTGCATTAGCTCAAAGTCAGTCGGCAGCCTCTGCATTCTCTCAAGCAGCTAGTCAAGCATTTAGTCAGGCAGCTAGCCAAGCAGGAAGTCAAGCCGCAAGCCAAGCAGGAAGTCAAGCCGCAAGCCAAGCAGGAAGTCAAGCCGCAAGCCAAGCAGGAAGTCAAGCCGCAAGCCAAGCCGGAAGTCAAGCCGCAAGCCAAGCCGGAAGTCAAGCTGCAAGTCAAAGTGGATCTGGAGCATCGAGTTTCACAACAACCATTTCGAGGAGTAGTGCTG GAAGTCAAGCTGGTAGCCAAGCAGGAAGTCAGGCTGGTAGCCAAGCAGGAAGTCAAGCTGGTAGCCAAGCAGGAAGTCAAGCTGGTAGCCAAGCAGGAAGTCAAGCTGGTAGCCAAGCTGGCAGCCAAGCAGCTAGCCAAGCTGGAAGTCAATCAGCAAGTCAGGCATCAGCAAGCAGCTCTGCCTCCGCTTTTGCCTCTGCATCAGCTTTCGCTCAATCAGCGTCTTTCGCACTTTCATCCTCCAGCTCTTTCGCAAGCGCCGTCTCATCAGCTTCTTCGGTTTCTGCTCTCGGAACTTTAGGATATCAAGTTGGCCTCCAAGCAGCAGGTTCTCTCGGAATCAGCAACTCCCAGGCATTTGCCAGTTCAATATCTCAAGCACTTACTTCGGTTGGTGTGGGAGCTAGTTCATCAGCATACGCGAGTGCAGTATCTGGAGTTGTTGCTCAATACCTTTCAGGAACAGGTGTTCTTACATCAGCGAATGCTCAAGCTCTGGCTTCCTCTTTCGCAAATGTATTTGCAGCGTCTGCAGCCTCAGCTTCTGCAGCGGCATCTGCTTCAAGCGCAGCATCTGCACAGTCTACTGCTGCTGCATTAGCTCAAAGTCAGTCGGCAGCCTCTGCATTCTCTCAAGCAGCTAGTCAAGCATTTAGTCAGGCAGCTAGCCAAGCAGGAAGTCAAGCCGCAAGCCAAGCAGGAAGTCAAGCCGCAAGCCAAGCAGGAAGTCAAGCCGCAAGCCAAGCCGGAAGTCAAGCTGCAAGTCAAAGTGGATCTGGAGCATCGAGTTTCACAACAACCATTTCGAGGAGTAGTGCTGGTAGTCAGGCTGGTAGTCAAGCTGGTAGCCAAGCAGGAAGTCAAGCTGGTAGCCAAGCAGGAAGTCAAGCTGGTAGCCAAGCAGGAAGTCAAGCTGGTAGCCAAGCTGGCAGCCAAGCAGCTAGCCAAGCTGGAAGTCAATCAGCAAGTCAGGCATCAGCAAGCAGCTCTGCCTCCGCTTTTGCCTCTGCATCAGCTTTCGCTCAATCAGCGTCTTTCGCACTTTCATCCTCCAGCTCTTTCGCAAGCGCCGTCTCATCAGCTTCTTCGGTTTCTGCTCTCGGAACTTTAGGATATCAAGTTGGCCTCCAAGCAGCAGGTTCTCTCGGAATCAGCAACTCCCAGGCATTTGCCAGTTCAATATCTCAAGCACTTACTTCGGTTGGTGTGGGAGCTAGTTCATCAGCATACGCGAGTGCAGTATCTGGAGTTGTTGCTCAATACCTTTCAGGAACAGGTGTTCTTACATCAGCGAATGCACAAGCTCTGGCTTCCTCTTTCGCAAATGTATTTGCAGCGTCTGCAGCCTCAGCTTCTGCAGCGGCATCTGCTTCAAGCGCAGCATCTGCACAGTCTGCTGCTGCTGCATTAGCTCAAAGTCAGTCGGCAGCCTCTGCATTCTCTCAAGCAGCTAGTCAAGCATTTAGTCAGGCAGCTAGCCAAGCAGGAAGTCAAGTCGCAAGCCAAGCAGGAAGTCAAGCCGAGAGCCAAGCTGGAAGTCAAGCCGCAAGCCAAGCAGGAAGTCAAGCCGCAAGCCAAGCCGGAAGTCAAGCTGCAAGTCAAAGTGGATCTGGAGCATCGAGTTTCACAACAACCATTTCGAGGAGTAGTGCTGGTAGTCAAGCTGGTAGTCAAGCTGGTAGCCAAGCAGGAAGTCAAGCTGGTAGCCAAGCAGGAAGTCAAGCTGGTAGCCAAGCTGGCAGCCAAGCTGGCAGCCAAGCAGCTAGCCAAGCTGGAAGTCAATCAGCAAGTCAGGCATCAGCAAGCAGCTCTGCCTCCGCTTTTGCCTCTGCGTCAGCTTTCGCTCAATCAGCGTCTTTCGCACTTTCATCCTCCAGCTCTTTTGCAAGCGCCGTCTCATCAGCTTCTTCGGTTTCTGCTCTCGGAACTTTAGGATATCAAGTAGGCCTCCAAGCAGCAGGTTCTCTCGGAATCAGCAACTCCCAGGCATTTGCTAGTTCAATATCTCAAGCACTTACTTCGGTTGGTGTGGGAGCTAGTTCATCAGCATACGCGAGTGCAGTATCTGGAGTTGTTGCTCAATACCTTTCAGGAACAGGTGCTCTTACATCAGCGAATGCACAAGCTCTGGCTTCCTCTTTCGCAAATGTATTTGCAGCGTCTGCAGCCTCAGCTTCTGCAGCGGCATCTGCTTCAAGCGCAACATCTGCACAGTCGGCTGCTGCTGCATTAGCTCAAAGTCAGGCGGCAGCGTCAGCGTTTTCACAAGCAGCAAGTCAAGCATCGAGTCAAGCATCGAGTCAAGCAGCAAGTCAAGCATCGAGTCAAGCATCGAGTCAAGCAGGAAGTCAAGCATCGAGTCAAGCATCGAGTCAAGCATCGAGTCAAGCAGTAAGTCAAGCAGCTAGCCAAGCAGCAAGTCAAGCAGCAAGCCAAAGTGCAGCCTCAGCTAGAGCAGGAGCTTCCAGTGCTTCATTTTCCGCGTCTCAAAGTAATGCAGCCAGTCAAGCAGGTAGCCAAGCAGCAAGCCGAGCTGCCAGCCAAGCAGCTAGCCAAGCTGGAAGTCAATCAGCAAGTCAGGCAGCAGCAAGCAGCTCTGCCTCAGCTTCTGCCTCTGCATCTGCTTTCGCACAATCAGCTTCTCTCGCCCTAGCATCCTCCAGTTCTTTTGCAAGCGCCATCTCATCCGTTTCTTCAGTTTCTTCTCTTGGATCTTTAGGATATCAAGTTGGTCTTCAAGCAGCTGGGTCACTCGGAATCAGCAACTCCCAAGCATTCGCCAGTTCTATATCTCAAGCCCTTACTTCGGTTGGAGTAGGAGCTAGTTCAGCGGCTTACGCTAGTGCGGTATCCGGCGTTCTTGCTCAGTACCTTTCAGGAACAGGTGTCCTTACATCAGCCAACGCACAAGCTCTGGCTTCCTCTTTCGCAAATGTATTTGCTGCATCTGCAGCCTCAGCATCAGCCGCgacatctgcctctagctcaGCTTCTGCACAGTCTGCTGCAGCAGCATTGGCTCAAAATCAGTCGGCAGCATCGGCATTCTCCCAGGCTGCTAGTCAAGCAGGAAGTCAAGCGTCAAGCCAAGCAGGAAGTCAAGTGGCGAGCCAAAGTGCTTCCGGTTCAGGGGCTTTTGGATTCGGCACTTCTGCTTCAGGGATAATAACTTCTTCTCCTAGTTTAGCAAACTTAGTCAGCAATGTGGCTCCAATCCTTCTGTCTTCTAATGGTTTGTCTTCTTCTTCAGCCTCTTCACGAATTAATAGCATTGCTTCCGGTTTATCGACTGCTCTATCATCATCAAGTGGTGTCAGCCTTGAAAACCTTTCGAGTAGTTTATCTTCTGTGTTCTCAGAAATTCAGAACAATAGTTTCGGGGTTTCTGCTGAGCAAGCTTTGATTCAAGCTCTGTTTGAAGTCTTAACTGGTACAGTGCAAGTTCTTAACAGAGGTCAAACATCGTTCGTGAGTGTATCATCTCCTACTGTGATTAGCAGTTCTTTTTAG